The DNA window CTGTAGCTGTTGAAGGAGACGATTATGGACCACAACGTCTAGGAAGGGGCTGTGGCACCCAGGCTGGTGGACAGACCATGTCTCCTATGCAAGCCTTAGAAGAATTAACTGGTTTATCTTATGATGAGATTAGAGAAATGCGCATTGAAGGTAAATCTTTTGAAGAAATTGCTGAAGCTAAGGGACTAGATGTAGAAGACATTAAAGAGGAAATTCTTGAACAAAGAAGAGATGTACTGCAAGAGATGGTTGAACAGGGAATCATTAGCCAAGAACTTGCTGATGAACGTCTTGAGAATATGAAGTCCAGAGTGGAATATATGTTAGAAAGAACAGATGGATGTTATCTAGGAGAGTTTAACGGGGAAAACATGTATGAGAGAATGACAGAAAGAATGGGTGGAAAAGGTTTTGGAGGACAAATGGGCAGAGGGATGAATGGAAATTATAATAACAGCATCTAACCTCTGATGAAAAACTTCCTTGATTATATTTTGCGAATCAAACTGAAGAAAACTAAAGTCAAACTTTTAAAAGAAGGGAAATCCCCTTCTTTTTTGACTATCAATAGCTTTACACTTACCAGGTTGTCCCAATTTATTTTATCCAAAATATTATATATGCTAAGATCCCCCACTTCAATATAAGGAAAGGGGACACACCTGTGAGCAGAACCAGGAATGTCCCTAATTTGGCTAAATCTGGTGGAGTAGAGTCTCCATCTGATTCCCCGATGTTCAACTTTAGCTGAACGAGTTCACTTTAGCAATAAAATAGTATATAATCCTGATATGAGAGGTAGGGAGATGGATAACAATGGCAAGGCATATCCTTGTAGTTGAAGATGAAAAGAAACTAAATAAGCTTGTAAGTGATTATTTGATTCAAGAAGGCTACAAAGTTACTAGTGTATATAATGGCAAAGGTGCACGACATGTCTTAGATAATCAACCTATCAATTTAATCCTCCTTGATTGGATGCTTCCAGATGAAAGTGGTTTGGATATTTGTAGAGATGTGAGGAGCCAGTCGGGCGTACCCATTATCATGCTTACTGCAAAATGTGATGAATTTGATAAGGTCATGGGATTGGAAATGGGTGCAGATGATTACATGACAAAACCCTTTAGTTTTAGAGAACTGGCTGCTAGGATAAAAGTTGTCCTGCGCAGGTATGGAAATCTAATTGTAGATGATGAGCTTATTAAACATGGCGGCTTAGCTGTAGATTTAAACAAACATTCTGTGATGGTAGATGGAAGACAGGTTAAATTGACACCTACTGAGTTCAAGCTATTAGCTCATTTAGTTCAAAAGCCTGGCAGAGTATACTCTAGACTTCAGTTATTAGAGACTGTTGGAGAAGCCTATGAGGGTTATGAGAGGTCGCTTGATACTCATATGAGCAATTTACGAAAAAAGATTGAGAAAAACCCTAATAAGCCGGGCTATATCATAACAGTATATGGTATTGGATATAAAATGGGGGAGAATATTAGTGAAGACACTAAGAGTTAGAATTATAGCTGGATTAGTAGCAATAGCATTTCTGGTTGCCTTAGCTTTTGCTCTTTTTACCGTTATCAACACAAAGAGGCTGTTTGCAGATTATCTCAATGAGTATAGAATCACAAGACAAGTTCAGTGGGCTAGGGTTTTGGCGGAACACTATTTACAAAGAGGCTCTTGGCAGGGTGTAAATCAAATATTACCAGGTTCCAGGGAAAACGGTAGCATGGGAATGATGAGGGGTAGAAGAGTTACTTCAGGTGAAATGATTGTACTGGCTGGACCTAACGGTGATATACTTGCAGCAACAGATAGATTTGACAGTCAATCATTAAACGGGGATGAACTCCAACAAGCTAGTGCCATTCAGATAGATGAAAAAATTATTGGTTATGTATATCTAAAAGTGGAGTACGAAATTCCTGGACTTGCCACCATGGAGAGCCAGTTTCTTAGATCAGTTTATTATTCTAGCATTGGTGGAGGAATACTGGTTGCAATCATAGCAGCCCTGATTGGAATATCCTTTAGTAATAGATTGATTCACCCACTAAAACAACTCACGGATTCTGCAAAAAAAATAACCAAGGGTGAATGGGAAGTAAAAGTTAATTTGGATCGGGATGATGAAGTAGGAGAACTGGCCCAGGCATTTAATGTTATGACAGAAAAACTGCGAGAAACCGAAATGGCAAGAAAGACACTTGTAGCTGATGTTGCCCATGAATTAAGGAACCCACTTGCCACATTGCGGGCACAGTTGGAAAGCATTCAAGAAGGTGTAACCAAACCAGAGACTCAGGTTATCCTATCATTAAATGATGAAGTTATTCGTCTTAGTAAGCTAGTAAATGATTTACAGGACTTATCATTGGCTGAGGTAGGCAAATTGAGTTTAAATAAAGAAAATGCAAGACTAGATTTATTACTACAAAAAGTAGTAGGTTTATTTGAAGGTTCCATTCAAGATAAGGAAATTGAGCTTTCTATTACAGTTCCGGAACTACCTCAAATTAGTATGGATTCGCAAAGAATGACTCAGGTAATAATTAATCTTCTGGGTAACGCAATCAGACATACTCCATTTGGGCAAAAAATAAGTATCTCAGGGGGAGAAAAGGCTAGAGAAATATATGTAGAGATATTTAATGAAGGGGAGTCTATATCTATCAAAGACCTACCCTATATATTTAATAGATTTTATAGGGCAGATAAGGGAAGAGCCAGAGAACAGGGTGGCTCAGGACTTGGATTGGCAATTACTAAAAGCCTTATCGAAGCCCATGGGGGTACAATTGGAGTACTTAATGATTATAAAGGTGTAAAATTTTTCTTTATACTACCAAAATGAGTTGTTTTGGAATTTGTTGGAGGTGAAATGAATGAGTAGTGTATTTGATATTCTAGGGCCAGTAATGGTAGGACCATCTAGCTCCCACACAGCGGGAGCAGTAAATATAGGCAGAGTTGCAAGGCAGATCCTTGGTAATGAACCTATTAGAGCGGATATTACTCTATATGGGTCTTTTGCGATGACTTACAGGGGACATGGTACTGACAGAGCATTAGTAGCTGGTATTCTTGGAATGACCACCTATGATTCAAGAATAAAAAATGCCCTAGAAATTGCTGAGCAACAAAATGTTAAGATAAATTTTGTATTAGAAGGACAACATCCCTATCATGCAAATACAGCAAAAATCGTTATTTATGGTGGAGATCACAGGGCAGAAATTATAGGAGTATCAATTGGTGGAGGAAGAATTTCTATCAAAGAAATAGATGGTTTTGCAGTAAATCTATCGGGCGAATATCATACTCTTATTTGCTCATATGATGAACAATTGGGTATGGTGGCACAGGTATCTGCTATCCTTGCCTCAGAGAATGTAAATATAGCTTTTATGCGTGTTTCAAGAAATGAAAACAGAGATAGAGCATTGATGATTGTACAAGTGGATCAACCTTTGACAGAAGAAGTGGTTTCCAAACTAAATAAATTAGAGGCTATAGCACATGTAAAATATCTAAGAAAAATAGAATTTTAAGAGGTGGTAAATTAATATGGAAAAGTTTCACTCTTTACAAGAATGGACATCTCTAGCTGATAAACATGGTATTTCTTTAGTAGAAGTAGTTATAAGAGGAGAAGTGTCAGCATCAGGAAAAAGCCAAGAAGAAATAAGGGAAAAAATGTCCAATAACTTGAAGGTGATGCAGAATTCAATAAAAGAGGGGCTTGAAAAAAAGGAAGCTACCATGGGAGGACTTGCAAATAGAGAAGGGGTCAAAATTCTTGATGCCGTTAAAGAAGGAAAAATAGCGGATGATAGAATTTCAAAGGTAACATTTAGGGCCCTTGCAGTTAGTGAATTGAATGCAGCCATGGGATGTATTGTCGCTGCACCTACTGCAGGCTCATGTGGAATTTTGCCAGCAATTTTAACAACAGTAGGAGAAGAAAGAAACAGTAGTTATGACGAATTAGTTGATGCCCTTTTTATTGCCTCTGGTATTGGAACTATCATTGCTGAAAGAGCTACAATTGCAGGAGCTGAAGGAGGCTGCCAGGCCGAATGTGGTTCTGCAGCTAGCATGGCAGCTGGTGCAGTAGTATATTTGCATCAGGGAACTCCAGAACAGATGTTAGATGCAGCAGCGTTGGCGCTAAAAAATTCGCTTGGACTCGTTTGTGATCCTGTCGCTGGATTAGTGGAGGTACCCTGTATCAAAAGAAATGCCTTCCTTGCTGTTCAAGCCTTAGTTGCTGCTGACTTAGCTATTGCTGGAGTAAAAAGTGTTATTCCAGCAGATGAAGTTATTGATGCAATGTCAGAAATCGGTAAAGAAATGTCATCTAAGTATAAAGAAACTGCCCAGGGAGGCCTTGCAAAAACTCCAACTGGCCAAAAAATAGCACAAGAAATTAGGGGATAGGATTTATGAAGATTGATTGGTGGGTAGGAAGAAAGAGGTTTGGTGTTTTTATGTCAGGGCTATTTCTGATCTCATTAGGAGTAGTCTTTATGATTAATGGAGCATTGGGCGTTGCCCCATGGGACGTATTTCATTTGGGGTTAGAGACATATATTCCATTAACACTTGGCCAAACTATGCAGGCAACAGGGTTAGTTCTAATCATTATCAGCTATTTTATGGGCGTAAAACCAAACCTAGGAACACTACTCAACATGATTTTCATAGGTGTATTTTTTGACCTGATAGTCTTTATGGGTTTTACTTTTAGTCCAGAAATCCTAGCCGTGCGAATTCTTTTCTTCCTGGTTGGGTCCTTTATCTATGGATTTGGTTCAGGTATGTATATAAGTGCCAACTGGGGACCCGGCCCAAGGGATAGTTTAATGGTAGCTCTCAACCAGAAAACCGGAATACGTATTGGTTATGTGAGGGGAAGTATAGAAATTACTGTCCTTGGAGTAGGCTTTTTACTTGGTGGTCCTATTGGAATTGGCACAGTTGTATTTTCCATTTTCATTGGGTTTCTAGTTGAATTTGGCCTCTACTGCATGAAAAGATTTTTAGACCTCACAGCACCTATTAGAAGGAGCAAAAAACAGGAAAAAGTTTTAGTACCTAATTCAATTTAAGTATTTTGGGTATCCTATTTTTAGTATTTGTTAAAGACCTTTAGGCTATAAATAGGCTAAGGCACTAAGAAGGGAGTAACTCATGCCTGTACATTTAAATAATGAACAGCTTTTGGAGCTTTTCCTAGCTGTTATTTTTCGGGAAGCTGGCTATATAGCAGGCATTCCAAGAAGATATATAGAAGGAAGAGGTGGAATACATCAAGTATCATTTATTATAGTAGAAAAAAACCTTGTTCCATTTAGCAATGACACAGTATTAATACCTAAATTTATAAATGGAGATTATGATAACCAATGGCAGCAGATAATGTGGCTTTCTGGAGTTGTAAATGACCTTCAGCAGGCTAGACCTAAAAACTATAATCCGTTACCTGATGCAAGTGGTCAAAGTGTTGGTGAATATTTTCATAAAATTTATGGTGGTGTCAGGTCAGATGGTGAATTCTTATCTGTAGAGTATAAAGGTATATTATTGGTCTTTGGAACAAATATTTTTTCTAAGATAAGACAATATGCCAACTCTCAAGGGATTGCAATCATGTGTTTCCCTGAGGTGTACTGTGAAAAACAATTAGATACTTGGATAGATATAACCAAAAAACAACTATATTCATCCTTTGAAAATAGCACTATCAATATTAAAGGCTTATTACACCATACTAGAAAGATTTCTGATTATAGAAAATTGTTGAAAAAAATTCGGCGACAGAATCCGCAGTTATCCCCAGAAGAATATCATGACTTGTTGACTATACTTTATGCTTTGTTAAAAGAACCAAAGCTTCGGCCTTTATTGGATTACCTTAGAAAAATGATAATAGGATCATTAGATTCTCAACCTGTTTTACTAGAAGTAAACAATATTACAAACTCTCAGCTCATAGTAGGAGCGGCAGATTTTTTTAAGGACATTGCTAAAAAATACAAAAACAGAAACCTGCTACTATCCAAAAGATTAGGGTTTAGAGGAGAAGTAGATAGGGAAAACGGTAAAGCTTTGTATCATATAAATCTATATCCAGATGATAATTATCATCCAGTACCAGATAATCTAAAAGACAT is part of the Desulfitibacter sp. BRH_c19 genome and encodes:
- a CDS encoding serine dehydratase encodes the protein MSSVFDILGPVMVGPSSSHTAGAVNIGRVARQILGNEPIRADITLYGSFAMTYRGHGTDRALVAGILGMTTYDSRIKNALEIAEQQNVKINFVLEGQHPYHANTAKIVIYGGDHRAEIIGVSIGGGRISIKEIDGFAVNLSGEYHTLICSYDEQLGMVAQVSAILASENVNIAFMRVSRNENRDRALMIVQVDQPLTEEVVSKLNKLEAIAHVKYLRKIEF
- a CDS encoding serine dehydratase, producing the protein MEKFHSLQEWTSLADKHGISLVEVVIRGEVSASGKSQEEIREKMSNNLKVMQNSIKEGLEKKEATMGGLANREGVKILDAVKEGKIADDRISKVTFRALAVSELNAAMGCIVAAPTAGSCGILPAILTTVGEERNSSYDELVDALFIASGIGTIIAERATIAGAEGGCQAECGSAASMAAGAVVYLHQGTPEQMLDAAALALKNSLGLVCDPVAGLVEVPCIKRNAFLAVQALVAADLAIAGVKSVIPADEVIDAMSEIGKEMSSKYKETAQGGLAKTPTGQKIAQEIRG